A stretch of Saccharothrix texasensis DNA encodes these proteins:
- a CDS encoding ABC transporter ATP-binding protein, with the protein MTSERVVLDVDGLRMRYGTTDVLHDVTFQARHGEVLALLGPNGAGKTTTIEVLEGFRMRSAGRVSVLGVDPAHAGEEWRARVGVVLQSWRDHGKWRVRELLRHLGVYFSCYATDRIARPWDPDDLVAAVGLTSRANAKIRTLSGGQRRRLDVAVGLVGRPEVLFLDEPTTGFDPVARREFHELVRGLAARESTTVLLTTHDLDEAEKLADRIVVLDGGRIVADGTADELARRIAGEDEVRWTHAGQRHVRHVRASTEFVHDLFRRHGDGITELEVRRASLEDTYLSLVRRVEAGGAAG; encoded by the coding sequence ATGACGAGCGAGCGAGTCGTGCTCGACGTCGACGGCCTGCGCATGCGCTACGGCACGACCGACGTCCTGCACGACGTCACGTTCCAGGCCCGCCACGGCGAGGTGCTGGCGCTGCTCGGCCCGAACGGCGCGGGCAAGACCACGACGATCGAGGTCCTGGAGGGTTTCCGGATGCGCTCGGCGGGCCGGGTGTCGGTGCTCGGCGTCGACCCGGCCCACGCCGGCGAGGAGTGGCGGGCCCGCGTCGGCGTGGTCCTGCAGTCCTGGCGCGACCACGGCAAGTGGCGGGTCCGCGAACTGCTCCGGCACCTCGGCGTCTACTTCTCCTGCTACGCCACCGACCGGATCGCCCGACCGTGGGACCCGGACGACCTGGTCGCGGCCGTCGGCCTGACCTCGCGGGCGAACGCGAAGATCCGCACGCTGTCCGGCGGCCAGCGGCGCAGGCTGGACGTCGCCGTCGGCCTCGTCGGCCGGCCCGAGGTGCTGTTCCTGGACGAGCCGACCACCGGGTTCGACCCGGTCGCGCGCCGCGAGTTCCACGAGCTCGTGCGCGGGCTCGCGGCCCGGGAGTCCACGACGGTCCTGCTCACCACGCACGACCTGGACGAAGCCGAGAAGCTGGCCGACCGCATCGTCGTCCTCGACGGCGGCCGGATCGTCGCCGACGGCACGGCCGACGAGCTGGCGCGGCGCATCGCGGGCGAGGACGAGGTCCGCTGGACCCACGCCGGGCAGCGGCACGTGCGGCACGTGCGGGCGTCCACGGAGTTCGTGCACGACCTGTTCCGCCGCCACGGCGACGGGATCACCGAGCTGGAGGTCCGCCGGGCCTCGCTGGAGGACACCTACCTGTCGCTGGTGCGCAGGGTCGAGGCGGGGGGAGCGGCCGGGTGA
- a CDS encoding flavin monoamine oxidase family protein, protein MALDVLDLLKEGLPDSSAPRRHVVVVGAGMAGLTAAMLLKEAGHEVTILEGQNRLGGRILTHRGFAGDMYGEFGAMRFPEQHPLVSWLIDEKFKLATKPFPMYDEDTFVYLQGKGVRRRDFSADQFSFDLRSDEAVQSPHDLLRHTVQPLIDIMEQEDEAKAWHRLLTDYDRYTLLGYLKERGLSDGALSMLGPLFNLEGRYHFSLVEWFSHFYEDVFGHLVYIVDGADSLPRAYESLLMDDIRLGALVHGVDQDDSGVRVHYRAGRRTQTIEADECIVTVPFASLRHMEIEGLDPDKWYAIRNTYYGRAHKLFMQFSERWWETSYGITHGLTVTDLAIRNIVYPPAGQDTRFRKGVMIASYCWEQDSMPYTPLAGEESVMQALEDLVKIHPEARDTFEFGVYKDWALDWFACGIGPLFRAFEMSESFYEDVIRPVNRVWFANDACDRRHRRWVEGALKAAVKNAYAIHEGLRDEMPWKD, encoded by the coding sequence ATGGCGTTGGACGTTCTCGACCTGCTCAAAGAAGGATTGCCGGACAGTTCCGCGCCGCGGCGGCACGTCGTCGTCGTGGGCGCGGGAATGGCCGGGCTGACCGCGGCCATGCTGCTGAAGGAAGCCGGCCACGAGGTGACGATCCTCGAGGGCCAGAACCGGCTGGGCGGGCGCATCCTCACCCACCGCGGCTTCGCCGGGGACATGTACGGCGAGTTCGGCGCCATGCGGTTCCCCGAGCAGCACCCGCTCGTCTCGTGGTTGATCGACGAGAAGTTCAAGCTCGCCACCAAACCGTTCCCCATGTACGACGAGGACACGTTCGTGTACCTCCAGGGCAAGGGCGTGCGGCGGCGGGACTTCAGCGCCGACCAGTTCTCGTTCGACCTGCGCTCCGACGAGGCGGTGCAATCGCCGCACGACCTGCTGCGGCACACCGTGCAGCCGCTGATCGACATCATGGAGCAGGAGGACGAAGCCAAGGCGTGGCACCGCCTGCTGACCGACTACGACCGGTACACGCTGCTCGGCTACCTCAAGGAGCGCGGCCTCAGCGACGGCGCGCTGTCCATGCTCGGGCCGCTGTTCAACCTGGAGGGCCGCTACCACTTCTCCCTCGTCGAGTGGTTCTCCCACTTCTACGAGGACGTCTTCGGCCACCTCGTCTACATCGTCGACGGCGCCGACTCGCTGCCACGCGCGTACGAGTCGTTGCTGATGGACGACATCCGGCTCGGGGCCCTGGTGCACGGCGTCGACCAGGACGACAGCGGTGTCCGGGTGCACTACCGCGCCGGCCGGCGCACGCAGACGATCGAGGCGGACGAGTGCATCGTGACGGTGCCGTTCGCGAGCCTGCGGCACATGGAGATCGAAGGGCTCGACCCGGACAAGTGGTACGCCATCCGCAACACCTACTACGGCCGGGCGCACAAGCTGTTCATGCAGTTCAGCGAACGGTGGTGGGAGACCTCCTACGGCATCACGCACGGCCTCACGGTGACCGACCTGGCGATCCGCAACATCGTCTACCCGCCGGCCGGCCAGGACACCCGGTTCCGCAAGGGCGTGATGATCGCGTCGTACTGCTGGGAGCAGGACAGCATGCCGTACACGCCGCTGGCCGGCGAGGAGAGCGTCATGCAGGCGTTGGAGGACCTGGTCAAGATCCACCCGGAGGCGCGTGACACGTTCGAGTTCGGCGTCTACAAGGACTGGGCGCTCGACTGGTTCGCGTGCGGCATCGGACCGCTGTTCCGGGCGTTCGAGATGAGCGAGTCGTTCTACGAGGACGTGATCAGGCCGGTGAACCGGGTGTGGTTCGCCAACGACGCGTGCGACCGGCGTCACCGGCGGTGGGTGGAAGGCGCGTTGAAGGCAGCGGTGAAGAACGCCTACGCGATCCACGAAGGACTGCGCGACGAGATGCCCTGGAAGGACTGA
- a CDS encoding cytochrome P450, whose amino-acid sequence MSSIFDPLSATMLADPHAIYARLRAEDPVHRHDPLDAWVLTRHDDCTRVLKDTDAFGSDPAALGKPVPESVRNLHVLDPPESTPVRHLFLGLLRSREALVGESVRRLADDLVKDLRGVVDFVRDVAEPLALQAVADLYGIGFPAEHERYRETSRTMVLGMDSGLDPTRLPPALAARDTLNTLIEGWREGAKAGGVLDAVRPGDDRVLVNSLRAVFDAGYSTTADMMANALHRLTSRRSWTGAELSSLDGRAVDELIRLVGPVQAVSRHCKSDVDLRGRRVRRGDVVVVVLAAANRDPLVFPSPDEADFARPANPHLGLGRGVHACFGAPLGREVLLTAFRALAAVGRVEAAGEPVRRPTATQRGLDHLPLRISSD is encoded by the coding sequence TTGTCCAGCATCTTCGACCCGTTGTCGGCCACCATGCTCGCCGATCCGCACGCGATCTACGCGCGGCTGCGGGCCGAGGACCCCGTGCACCGGCACGACCCGCTCGACGCCTGGGTCCTCACCCGGCACGACGACTGCACGCGCGTCCTCAAGGACACCGACGCGTTCGGCTCGGACCCCGCCGCGCTCGGCAAGCCGGTGCCCGAGTCGGTGCGCAACCTCCACGTGCTCGACCCGCCCGAGTCGACGCCCGTGCGGCACCTGTTCCTCGGGCTGCTGCGGTCCCGGGAGGCGCTGGTCGGCGAGTCGGTGCGGCGACTGGCGGACGACCTCGTCAAGGACCTGCGCGGGGTGGTGGACTTCGTGCGCGACGTCGCCGAACCGCTCGCGCTGCAAGCGGTCGCGGACCTCTACGGCATCGGGTTCCCGGCCGAGCACGAGCGCTACCGGGAGACCTCGCGCACCATGGTGCTCGGCATGGACTCCGGTCTCGACCCGACCCGGCTGCCGCCCGCCCTCGCCGCGCGCGACACCCTCAACACCCTCATCGAGGGCTGGCGGGAGGGCGCGAAGGCCGGTGGCGTGCTCGACGCCGTGCGGCCCGGCGACGACCGGGTGCTGGTGAACTCGCTGCGCGCGGTGTTCGACGCGGGCTACTCCACCACCGCCGACATGATGGCCAACGCCCTGCACCGGTTGACCTCGCGGCGGTCGTGGACGGGCGCCGAGCTGTCCTCGTTGGACGGCCGGGCGGTGGACGAGCTGATCCGCCTGGTCGGCCCGGTGCAGGCGGTGAGCAGGCACTGCAAGTCCGATGTGGACCTGCGCGGCCGGCGGGTGCGGCGGGGTGACGTCGTGGTCGTCGTGCTGGCCGCCGCGAACCGCGACCCGCTGGTGTTCCCCTCGCCCGACGAGGCGGACTTCGCCCGGCCGGCCAACCCGCACCTCGGCCTCGGTCGCGGTGTGCACGCGTGCTTCGGCGCGCCGCTGGGCCGCGAGGTGCTGCTCACGGCGTTCCGCGCGCTCGCCGCGGTGGGCCGGGTCGAGGCGGCGGGCGAACCCGTGCGGAGGCCGACGGCGACCCAGCGCGGCCTCGACCACCTGCCGCTCCGCATTTCGTCGGACTAG
- a CDS encoding GbsR/MarR family transcriptional regulator, whose product MPGGRLTDEDRRDIASGLTRGLGYAEIARRLGRPTSTVTREVSRNGGARDYRADRAHQAARRRARRRRSAAPHEPPAVVGAEGRDPAAVSAFAEEFAASMVRMGLPRMAARVLASLLTTDAGALTAAELTDRLRVSPASVSKAVGYLEGLEVLRRERGVRRRERYFVDDDMWLRTWLTSARTNEVLAETAGRGAEVLDPATPAGARMGRMGRFFAQLGDDMAGGPSSVVGDVVTVLGALVRAVTPDLADRLAAELGWPPDRVAEALRDAAHVTR is encoded by the coding sequence ATGCCGGGTGGCAGGCTGACCGACGAGGACCGCCGCGACATCGCGTCGGGGCTGACGCGCGGTCTGGGTTACGCGGAGATCGCGCGACGGCTGGGCAGGCCGACGTCCACCGTGACCCGCGAGGTGAGCCGCAACGGCGGCGCCCGTGACTACCGGGCCGACCGCGCGCACCAGGCCGCGCGGCGACGCGCCCGCCGGCGCAGGTCCGCCGCGCCCCACGAGCCGCCTGCCGTCGTCGGCGCGGAAGGCCGCGACCCGGCGGCGGTGTCGGCGTTCGCGGAGGAGTTCGCCGCCTCGATGGTGCGGATGGGGTTGCCGCGCATGGCCGCCCGCGTGCTGGCGAGCCTGCTCACGACCGACGCCGGCGCGCTGACCGCGGCGGAGCTGACCGACCGGCTGCGGGTCAGCCCGGCATCGGTCTCCAAGGCGGTCGGCTACCTCGAAGGACTGGAGGTCCTGCGCCGCGAGCGCGGTGTCCGGCGGCGGGAGAGGTACTTCGTCGACGACGACATGTGGTTGCGCACGTGGCTGACGAGCGCCCGGACCAACGAGGTGCTCGCCGAGACGGCCGGACGCGGGGCCGAGGTCCTCGACCCCGCCACGCCCGCCGGGGCCCGGATGGGTCGGATGGGCCGGTTCTTCGCGCAGCTCGGCGACGACATGGCCGGCGGGCCCAGCTCGGTCGTCGGCGACGTGGTGACCGTGCTGGGCGCGCTCGTCCGCGCCGTCACCCCGGACCTCGCGGACCGCCTCGCCGCCGAGCTGGGCTGGCCGCCGGACCGGGTCGCCGAGGCCCTGCGCGACGCCGCGCACGTGACGCGCTGA
- a CDS encoding CG0192-related protein codes for MALIHKATVTPTKVELLAGWLPGRDWYTGPTGEVVRVASYRFDDPAGAVGIETMLVRVGDGPVLQMPLTYRDAPLDGGDEWLIGTTEHSVLGRRWVYDAFGDPVYVAALAEAILTGAGQVEEFVQHEDRLERRDLSMGIAVTGHGPAEAPAAGAVERVTEGELTVVVTATVELAVRRRLDTGGDLTGAVLTGTWAGQETPVPLASATPR; via the coding sequence ATGGCCCTGATCCACAAAGCGACCGTCACCCCCACCAAGGTCGAGCTGCTGGCCGGCTGGCTGCCCGGCCGCGACTGGTACACGGGGCCGACCGGCGAGGTCGTGCGGGTGGCGAGCTACCGCTTCGACGACCCGGCCGGCGCGGTCGGGATCGAGACCATGCTGGTGCGGGTCGGCGACGGGCCGGTGCTCCAGATGCCCCTCACCTACCGCGACGCGCCGTTGGACGGCGGCGACGAGTGGCTGATCGGCACCACGGAGCACTCGGTGCTGGGCCGGCGCTGGGTGTACGACGCGTTCGGCGACCCGGTGTACGTGGCGGCCCTCGCGGAGGCGATCCTCACCGGAGCGGGCCAGGTCGAGGAGTTCGTGCAGCACGAGGACCGGCTCGAACGCCGTGACCTCAGCATGGGCATCGCCGTGACCGGGCACGGGCCGGCGGAGGCGCCCGCCGCGGGCGCGGTCGAGCGCGTGACCGAGGGCGAGCTGACGGTGGTCGTGACGGCGACCGTCGAGCTGGCCGTCCGCCGTCGCCTCGACACCGGCGGCGACCTCACCGGCGCCGTCCTGACCGGCACGTGGGCCGGTCAGGAGACACCGGTGCCGCTGGCCTCCGCGACGCCGCGCTGA